A DNA window from Bdellovibrio sp. BCCA contains the following coding sequences:
- the fliD gene encoding flagellar filament capping protein FliD: protein MAGFRITGMASGLPPNIVDQLMDAERIPVKQMEAKKTQQEDKLKLVGELETKVNDITKNLSELTSTKGFIDKKFLSGDPNVIDGQVDPQTAVPGDYSLEVVQLAQKPGAISNGFPDKNETQIGVGYIKFDTPEGVKEVYINGSNSTLEGVAKQINAANVGLTAQVLEDRKDAENPFKIMISGLSTGNDNQVTFPKIYLLDGDQDMYFEQSREAKNAKVKVNGFEIELPDNKATDIIPGVTLDLKAAAPGREIRMSVKENLEVISGKVKSFVDAYNAALEFIQKQSKLQGSDGKNPRLGPLGGDGMLRSVENSLRRVILNPQMGVETPIRRIGELGIEFNRNGTLNFSQDKFNKVLNTNPAGVAAFFRGDGFNTGFVSTLKREIGNLVNGQFGTISNRKKGLQDRINQANTRIETKERQLERKEDSLRKKFADLEQKMSDMNAQQARVAAMASKAG, encoded by the coding sequence ATGGCAGGATTTCGTATCACAGGCATGGCCTCTGGGCTCCCACCGAATATCGTCGATCAGCTGATGGATGCTGAGCGTATTCCTGTGAAACAAATGGAAGCCAAGAAGACTCAGCAAGAAGACAAGCTGAAACTTGTGGGTGAGTTGGAGACCAAGGTGAATGACATCACCAAAAATCTCTCAGAGCTGACTTCGACAAAAGGATTCATCGATAAGAAATTCTTAAGCGGTGATCCGAACGTGATTGATGGACAAGTGGACCCGCAAACGGCGGTGCCTGGAGATTACTCTTTGGAAGTTGTGCAATTGGCGCAAAAACCGGGAGCGATTTCGAATGGATTTCCGGATAAGAACGAAACGCAAATTGGTGTGGGTTACATCAAGTTTGATACTCCGGAGGGAGTAAAGGAAGTTTACATCAACGGTTCGAACTCAACATTGGAAGGCGTTGCGAAACAAATCAATGCTGCCAATGTTGGATTGACGGCTCAGGTGTTGGAAGACCGTAAGGATGCAGAAAATCCTTTTAAGATTATGATCTCGGGTCTTTCAACAGGAAATGACAACCAGGTTACGTTTCCAAAGATTTATCTTTTGGACGGGGATCAGGACATGTACTTCGAACAATCGCGTGAAGCTAAGAACGCGAAAGTGAAAGTGAACGGATTTGAAATTGAGCTTCCGGATAATAAAGCGACGGACATCATTCCGGGAGTGACATTGGATTTAAAAGCGGCAGCTCCAGGCCGTGAGATCCGTATGAGTGTAAAAGAAAATCTGGAAGTGATCAGCGGCAAAGTAAAAAGCTTTGTCGATGCTTACAACGCTGCTTTGGAATTCATTCAAAAGCAGAGCAAGTTGCAGGGCAGTGACGGAAAGAATCCGCGCTTGGGGCCTTTGGGCGGCGACGGAATGCTTCGCTCGGTGGAAAACAGCCTTCGTCGCGTGATTTTAAACCCGCAGATGGGTGTGGAAACTCCGATCCGTCGTATTGGTGAATTGGGAATTGAGTTTAACAGAAACGGTACTTTGAACTTTAGCCAAGACAAGTTCAACAAAGTATTGAACACAAATCCCGCAGGTGTTGCGGCCTTCTTCCGTGGAGATGGTTTTAACACAGGGTTTGTTTCTACTTTGAAAAGAGAAATTGGCAACTTGGTGAACGGACAATTCGGAACGATCTCAAATCGTAAGAAAGGTCTGCAAGACAGAATCAATCAGGCAAACACGCGGATTGAGACGAAGGAGCGCCAACTTGAAAGAAAAGAAGACAGCTTGCGCAAGAAATTCGCGGACCTTGAACAGAAGATGTCCGACATGAATGCGCAACAGGCGCGTGTGGCGGCAATGGCCTCCAAAGCGGGATAA
- the fliS gene encoding flagellar export chaperone FliS: MNKNAYQKYKTTSVQSASREKILLMLYEGAIKFTKLAIKAAEEKKIADRGMNIGRAFDIIMELNNTLDHKVGGDVAVQLEQLYMFMMEQYTKANISGDPEPLKANLKLLQTLYDGWVQAVEKLKKETDGSGQKAG, encoded by the coding sequence ATGAACAAAAATGCTTATCAGAAATATAAGACCACCTCGGTGCAAAGTGCGAGCCGGGAAAAAATTCTTTTGATGCTTTATGAAGGAGCCATCAAATTCACGAAGCTGGCGATCAAAGCGGCTGAGGAAAAAAAGATCGCGGATCGCGGTATGAATATCGGTCGCGCTTTCGACATCATCATGGAGTTGAACAACACTCTCGATCACAAAGTGGGCGGGGACGTGGCGGTTCAGCTTGAACAGCTTTATATGTTCATGATGGAGCAATACACGAAAGCCAATATTTCTGGAGATCCGGAACCATTAAAGGCCAATCTGAAGCTGCTTCAGACGCTTTATGATGGATGGGTGCAAGCAGTTGAAAAATTGAAAAAAGAAACAGACGGCTCTGGGCAAAAAGCAGGCTGA
- a CDS encoding tetratricopeptide repeat protein produces the protein MLENQIVQKSSDISGINSNAEAHNVDAQNEVTGRVYFDPQQAIAEFEAESQTEKEVSITDARVATFIKNARVLMKHKEIPLAMSLLRQASNFDSRNPVTLDLLATCLERSSRVQEALIARKTLIEVDYGFESLYKYATSLYKLGRDQEALDKYYEALAVITEENDQLFEVYKNMGNIFVRQGDFDGAEEYYNKAYTMNSQSDVLLVNFGTLEVQRNDFDKSLFCFRKAVEINSNNDKAWVGLAMVHNQFGDNELAWANIETAIDINPQNRTAVHLAANWGLRDGKIQKAIEALQSYLASVEEDEDMSLVLINLFCTAGQVDKALLEMERVLLWNPNHTEVRNLKKKILQSQKAA, from the coding sequence ATGTTGGAAAATCAGATCGTTCAAAAGTCCAGTGATATTTCTGGAATCAATTCAAATGCCGAAGCTCATAATGTTGACGCTCAAAATGAAGTGACCGGCAGAGTTTACTTCGACCCGCAACAAGCGATCGCCGAATTCGAGGCAGAATCTCAAACGGAAAAAGAAGTCTCTATTACTGATGCGCGTGTAGCGACGTTCATCAAAAATGCCCGCGTGCTTATGAAGCATAAAGAAATTCCGTTGGCGATGAGCCTTCTCCGTCAAGCGAGCAATTTTGATTCGCGCAATCCTGTGACATTGGATTTATTGGCAACGTGCTTAGAACGCTCTTCTCGTGTTCAAGAGGCATTGATCGCGCGCAAAACTTTGATTGAAGTCGATTACGGTTTTGAAAGTCTTTATAAGTACGCAACGTCTTTATATAAGCTGGGGCGCGATCAAGAAGCTTTGGATAAATACTATGAAGCGTTGGCCGTGATCACGGAAGAAAACGATCAGCTTTTCGAAGTTTATAAGAACATGGGAAATATCTTCGTTCGCCAGGGCGATTTTGACGGTGCTGAAGAGTACTACAATAAAGCTTACACAATGAATTCGCAATCCGACGTGCTTCTTGTGAACTTCGGTACTTTGGAAGTTCAACGCAACGATTTCGACAAGTCTCTTTTCTGCTTCCGCAAAGCTGTTGAGATCAATTCCAACAACGACAAAGCGTGGGTGGGGCTTGCCATGGTTCACAACCAGTTTGGTGACAACGAACTGGCGTGGGCAAATATCGAAACGGCAATTGATATCAATCCGCAAAATAGAACAGCGGTTCATTTGGCAGCCAACTGGGGATTGCGTGATGGAAAAATTCAAAAAGCCATCGAGGCATTGCAATCTTATCTGGCGTCAGTTGAAGAAGACGAAGATATGTCTTTGGTTTTAATCAATCTGTTCTGTACAGCGGGGCAAGTTGATAAGGCTCTCCTTGAAATGGAAAGAGTTCTTTTGTGGAACCCGAATCACACCGAAGTTCGTAATCTCAAAAAGAAAATCCTTCAATCACAAAAGGCTGCTTAA